One genomic segment of Bradyrhizobium diazoefficiens includes these proteins:
- a CDS encoding xanthine dehydrogenase family protein molybdopterin-binding subunit, which yields MNAYVGTPTSRVDGRAKVTGAAKYAGEFAAEGLVHGFVVEATIPRGRISRLDTADALKVTGVLDILTHAHRPALAEKDDAWKDEVAPEKGSPFRPLYDDKVKFNGQPIALVLAEDSETAQFAATLLHVEYQQDPSFATDLERERDRAFEVEKPHKPRGDASSALAAAAVMHQADYVIPTEHHNPMELFASTVVYEPGGMLTVYDKTQGVQNVQKYLCGALMKGPDEIRVISPYVGGAFGSGLRPQYQVVLASLGALALKRPVRVVLTRQQMYGLGFRPATIERVGLGASPEGTLDAIAHEAVAITSRYEEFSRNDAGWADQLYKSPNTLLTHKLVPLDVSTPCDMRAPGAATGVCGLECAMDELAVALRLDPVELRLRCYSDRDQSGDLPYTSKRLRECYQQGADSFGWSKRNPEPRAMRDGNELVGWGMATGVWEALQMPVAARIVLTANGHAEVACAASDIGTGTYTIVAQVAADALGLPIENISVKLADSTLPQAPVEGGSWMAASAAHAVLAAAEEVRGELLRLAKTIPGSPLGDADVIDTVLADGTIASTGDRSRAVSITDAMRYGHVDRIEKEKLNQFTEDKSHARNAHSAVFAEVKVDEQLDVIRVTRMVNAVAAGRILNPKTARSQIMGGLVWGIGMALHEETVMDHRFGRIMNANIAEYHIPVNADVHEIEVIFAEEPDAHINTLGVKGLGEIGLVGVPAAIANAVYHATGKRIRRFPITLDKLLDGAD from the coding sequence ATGAATGCCTATGTCGGAACACCTACGTCTCGCGTCGACGGTCGCGCCAAGGTCACGGGCGCCGCAAAATATGCCGGCGAGTTCGCCGCCGAAGGACTTGTGCACGGCTTTGTGGTCGAAGCCACCATCCCACGTGGACGCATTTCGCGGCTGGACACGGCCGACGCCCTGAAAGTGACGGGCGTGCTGGACATCCTCACGCACGCCCATCGCCCAGCTCTGGCCGAGAAGGACGACGCCTGGAAGGACGAAGTCGCGCCGGAAAAAGGCTCGCCGTTCCGTCCGCTGTATGATGACAAGGTCAAGTTCAATGGCCAGCCCATCGCGCTGGTCCTTGCTGAGGATTCGGAGACGGCCCAATTCGCCGCGACCTTGCTCCATGTCGAGTATCAGCAGGACCCATCCTTCGCGACCGATCTCGAGCGCGAACGCGACAGGGCCTTCGAGGTCGAAAAGCCGCACAAGCCGCGCGGCGACGCTTCGAGCGCCCTCGCTGCGGCCGCGGTTATGCATCAGGCGGATTACGTCATCCCGACCGAGCACCACAATCCAATGGAGCTGTTTGCCTCGACGGTCGTGTATGAGCCCGGCGGCATGCTCACCGTTTACGACAAGACGCAGGGTGTCCAGAACGTCCAGAAATATCTGTGCGGCGCCTTGATGAAGGGGCCGGACGAGATCCGTGTCATCTCGCCCTATGTCGGCGGCGCTTTCGGGTCCGGACTGCGGCCGCAATATCAAGTCGTGCTGGCAAGCCTCGGCGCACTGGCGCTGAAGCGGCCGGTGCGCGTGGTCCTGACGCGGCAACAGATGTACGGCCTCGGCTTTCGTCCGGCAACCATCGAGCGCGTCGGCCTTGGCGCAAGCCCTGAGGGAACGCTGGATGCGATCGCGCATGAGGCGGTCGCGATCACATCGCGCTATGAAGAGTTTTCCCGTAATGATGCCGGCTGGGCGGATCAGCTCTACAAGAGCCCGAACACCCTCCTCACGCACAAGCTGGTGCCGCTCGACGTCTCCACGCCCTGCGATATGCGCGCGCCGGGCGCGGCGACGGGTGTCTGCGGGCTGGAATGCGCCATGGACGAGTTGGCGGTGGCTCTCAGGCTCGATCCGGTCGAACTGCGTTTGCGCTGCTATTCCGATCGCGATCAGAGCGGAGACCTTCCCTACACGAGCAAGCGGCTTCGCGAATGCTATCAACAGGGTGCCGACAGTTTTGGCTGGAGCAAACGTAATCCCGAGCCACGCGCCATGCGCGACGGCAACGAACTGGTCGGCTGGGGGATGGCCACGGGCGTGTGGGAAGCCCTCCAGATGCCGGTGGCGGCCCGTATCGTGCTGACCGCGAACGGACACGCCGAAGTTGCCTGCGCGGCGTCGGACATCGGCACCGGCACCTATACCATCGTGGCGCAGGTCGCTGCCGATGCGCTTGGCTTGCCGATCGAGAACATCAGCGTGAAGCTGGCCGATTCCACGCTGCCGCAGGCTCCGGTCGAAGGTGGCTCCTGGATGGCCGCCTCCGCCGCCCATGCGGTGCTCGCCGCAGCCGAGGAGGTGCGCGGCGAACTCTTGCGCCTTGCAAAGACAATACCCGGATCGCCGCTCGGTGATGCCGACGTCATCGACACCGTCCTCGCCGACGGCACCATCGCCAGTACCGGGGACAGGAGCCGTGCAGTCTCAATCACCGATGCGATGCGCTACGGCCATGTCGACCGTATCGAGAAGGAAAAACTGAATCAATTTACGGAGGACAAATCGCACGCTCGCAATGCGCATTCCGCGGTTTTCGCCGAGGTGAAGGTGGACGAACAGCTGGATGTCATCCGCGTGACCCGGATGGTCAATGCCGTCGCCGCAGGTCGGATATTGAACCCCAAGACCGCGCGCAGCCAGATCATGGGCGGTCTGGTCTGGGGCATCGGCATGGCGCTGCACGAAGAAACGGTGATGGATCACCGCTTCGGTCGCATCATGAACGCGAACATCGCCGAATACCATATCCCTGTGAACGCCGATGTTCACGAGATCGAGGTGATCTTTGCCGAAGAGCCCGATGCCCACATCAACACCCTCGGCGTCAAGGGATTGGGCGAAATAGGCCTGGTCGGCGTTCCCGCCGCGATCGCCAACGCTGTCTACCACGCCACCGGCAAGCGCATTCGCCGCTTCCCGATCACGCTGGACAAGCTGCTTGATGGAGCGGACTGA
- a CDS encoding Orn/Lys/Arg decarboxylase N-terminal domain-containing protein: MDYFKRFNFLFAAPAFDADDLEGLRFNQIIEEIQRSGFEVVRARKLEDAEIAVQTDAAIGCMVVDWGKKGLEGKTSALINLMRRRGLDFPMILLIRRKRFEDLPVEVLDFIDGYVFLSEETPTFIAKNLISRLKQYAETLKTPFFGALVDYAEEGNQLWTCPGHNGGVFYNRSPIGRVFVEHLGESVFRDDLDNSVLDLGDLLTHEGPALRAQKEAAQIFGAEKTYFVLNGTSTSNKVALGALVTDGDLVLFDRNNHKAAHHGALMINGGIPVYVPTVRNAWGLIGPMRWDMLDEKALREAIRNHPLVTDKDAWRKERPFRVAVVEQCTYDGSIHSAEMILKRIGHLCEYILFDEAWAGFMKFHPLYAGRFAMGLANLPPEAPGIIATQSTHKQLASFSQASQIHIKDRHIRGQKRRIEHRRFNESFMQHASTSPFYPLFASLDVGAQMMKGRSGEVLWDDTIRLGIELRKKIRAMRREFEEKEQNPDRRWFFEPFVPDRVAIPDVSRPGAAHNVAWESLSTDELATNPALWQLSPDTSWHGFPDLAEGFAMTDPNKLTLLTPGFDRATGAYAEHGIPAPVVAQYLRENRIVPEKNDLNSLLFLLTPGVEASKAGTLISGLVAFKKLHDDNAPLAEVIPEFYQRRQARYAGVRLRDLCGEMHRFFRAADVSALQARQFMPEHMPEIAMSPRDAARYLFKNDVDYLPIEAIAGRIATTPFVVYPPGIATIVPGERLTERAKPMVDYLKMFETCFNTFPGFDVEIQGVYKEIDAQGRIGLYTYVVAE, translated from the coding sequence ATGGACTATTTCAAGCGCTTCAACTTCCTGTTCGCCGCACCTGCGTTCGATGCCGACGACCTCGAAGGCCTCCGCTTCAACCAGATCATCGAGGAGATCCAGCGTTCCGGCTTCGAGGTGGTCCGGGCCCGCAAGCTGGAAGACGCCGAGATCGCGGTGCAGACCGATGCCGCGATCGGCTGCATGGTGGTGGACTGGGGCAAGAAAGGCCTGGAGGGCAAGACCTCGGCCCTGATCAACCTGATGCGGCGCCGCGGCCTCGACTTCCCGATGATCCTGTTGATCCGGCGCAAGCGCTTCGAGGACCTGCCGGTCGAGGTGCTCGACTTCATCGACGGCTATGTCTTCCTCTCCGAGGAGACGCCGACCTTCATTGCCAAGAACCTGATCAGCCGCCTCAAGCAATATGCCGAGACACTGAAGACGCCGTTCTTCGGTGCCCTCGTCGACTATGCCGAGGAAGGCAACCAGCTCTGGACCTGCCCGGGCCACAACGGCGGCGTGTTCTACAACCGCAGCCCGATCGGCCGGGTCTTCGTCGAGCATCTCGGCGAATCCGTGTTCCGCGACGACCTCGACAATTCCGTGCTCGATCTCGGCGACCTCCTCACCCACGAGGGGCCGGCGCTGCGGGCCCAGAAGGAAGCCGCGCAGATTTTTGGTGCGGAGAAGACCTATTTCGTGCTCAACGGCACCTCGACCTCGAACAAGGTCGCGCTCGGCGCCCTCGTCACCGACGGCGACCTCGTGCTGTTCGATCGCAACAACCACAAGGCCGCCCATCACGGCGCGCTGATGATCAATGGCGGCATCCCGGTCTATGTCCCGACGGTCCGCAACGCCTGGGGCCTGATCGGTCCGATGCGCTGGGACATGCTCGACGAGAAGGCCCTGCGCGAAGCGATCCGCAACCACCCGCTGGTGACGGACAAGGACGCCTGGCGCAAGGAGCGGCCGTTCCGCGTCGCCGTGGTCGAGCAGTGCACCTATGACGGCTCGATCCACAGCGCCGAGATGATCTTGAAGCGGATCGGCCATCTCTGCGAATATATCCTGTTCGACGAGGCCTGGGCCGGCTTTATGAAATTCCACCCGCTCTATGCCGGCCGCTTCGCCATGGGTCTGGCGAACCTGCCCCCCGAGGCACCCGGCATCATCGCGACCCAGTCGACCCACAAGCAGCTCGCGAGTTTCTCGCAGGCCTCGCAAATCCACATCAAAGACCGTCACATTCGCGGCCAGAAGCGCCGCATCGAACACCGCCGCTTCAACGAAAGCTTTATGCAGCACGCCTCGACCTCGCCGTTCTATCCGCTGTTCGCCTCGCTCGATGTCGGCGCGCAGATGATGAAGGGTCGCTCCGGCGAAGTGCTGTGGGACGACACGATCCGTCTCGGCATCGAGCTGCGCAAGAAGATCCGCGCGATGCGCCGGGAGTTCGAGGAAAAGGAGCAGAATCCGGACCGCCGCTGGTTCTTCGAGCCGTTCGTGCCCGATCGGGTCGCCATCCCCGACGTCAGCCGCCCTGGCGCCGCACATAACGTCGCCTGGGAATCGCTCTCCACCGACGAGCTCGCCACCAATCCCGCGCTCTGGCAGCTCTCTCCCGATACCAGCTGGCACGGCTTTCCCGATCTTGCGGAAGGCTTTGCCATGACCGACCCGAACAAGCTCACGTTGCTGACCCCCGGCTTCGACCGCGCTACCGGCGCCTATGCGGAGCACGGCATCCCAGCCCCGGTCGTCGCGCAATATTTGCGCGAGAACCGCATCGTTCCCGAGAAGAACGACCTCAACTCCCTGCTCTTCCTGCTCACGCCGGGCGTCGAGGCGAGTAAGGCCGGCACGTTGATTTCAGGTCTCGTCGCCTTCAAGAAGCTGCACGACGACAATGCGCCGCTCGCCGAGGTCATTCCGGAGTTCTACCAGCGGCGGCAGGCGCGCTATGCCGGCGTGCGGCTGCGCGATCTCTGCGGCGAGATGCACCGCTTCTTCCGCGCCGCCGATGTCAGCGCGCTCCAGGCGCGGCAGTTCATGCCGGAGCATATGCCGGAGATCGCGATGTCGCCCCGCGATGCCGCGCGGTACCTGTTCAAGAACGACGTCGACTATCTACCGATCGAGGCGATCGCGGGCCGCATCGCCACCACGCCGTTCGTGGTCTACCCGCCCGGCATCGCCACCATCGTGCCTGGCGAGCGGCTGACGGAACGGGCCAAGCCCATGGTGGATTATCTCAAGATGTTCGAGACTTGCTTCAACACCTTCCCGGGCTTCGATGTGGAAATCCAGGGCGTTTACAAGGAGATCGATGCACAGGGGCGCATCGGGCTCTATACTTACGTCGTTGCCGAGTAG
- a CDS encoding GNAT family N-acetyltransferase, with translation MNETAARASDEQVLVRPSRESDVEAMLAIYRHHVRNGVPRDVEGTGAPEPDDLRDRRKNLKQTRLPHLVATWRGEVVGYCYAVLFRKRPAYRYTAKHSIYVHHEHLGRGVGRLLLGELIDACAAAGFRQMIGYIDADNAPSLALHEKFGFARAGLLCGVAYRHGRWSDTVMVQRSLGAGVTAPPPVASPGR, from the coding sequence ATGAACGAAACGGCTGCGCGCGCAAGTGACGAACAGGTCTTGGTCAGGCCCTCGCGCGAGAGCGATGTCGAGGCGATGCTGGCGATCTATCGCCATCACGTCCGCAATGGCGTGCCGCGCGACGTCGAGGGAACCGGCGCACCCGAGCCGGACGACCTGCGCGACCGCCGCAAGAACCTGAAACAGACCCGCCTGCCACACCTGGTCGCGACCTGGCGCGGCGAGGTCGTCGGCTATTGCTATGCGGTGCTGTTCCGCAAGCGCCCGGCCTATCGCTACACCGCCAAGCACTCGATCTATGTCCACCACGAGCATCTCGGCCGCGGCGTCGGGCGGCTCTTGCTCGGCGAATTGATCGACGCCTGTGCCGCCGCCGGCTTCCGCCAGATGATCGGCTATATCGATGCCGACAATGCGCCCTCGCTGGCGCTGCACGAGAAGTTCGGCTTTGCGCGCGCCGGCCTGCTCTGCGGCGTCGCGTATCGCCACGGCCGCTGGTCCGATACCGTCATGGTGCAGCGCTCGCTCGGCGCAGGCGTCACCGCGCCGCCGCCCGTTGCGTCACCCGGACGCTAA
- a CDS encoding FAD binding domain-containing protein codes for MINFQYARATDVADAVRLLNADAGAKLIAGGTNLVDLMKENVERPSRLVDISRLPLRQVEQTADGGLLVGALVPNSDLAYHPLVVRNYPLLGSAILAGASAQLRNMASVGGNLMQRTRCAYFYDTATPCNKRQPGTGCSAADGVNRNHAILGTSASCIAVYPSDMCVALAALDARVHITGPSGDRTMPLVNFHRLPGDTPHLDTNLAAGEIITAIELPPRGFAERYSYLKIRDRLSYAFALVSVAAALELDGQDIAEARLALGGVAHKPWRKLEAEALLRGQAAMEANFARAADALLQGAKAYAHNGFKIALARRAIIRTLAQAANATPQSQSNKKIA; via the coding sequence ATGATCAATTTCCAGTATGCCCGCGCGACCGACGTCGCGGATGCGGTTCGCCTGCTCAATGCAGATGCGGGGGCCAAGCTGATTGCCGGCGGCACCAATCTAGTCGACCTGATGAAGGAGAACGTGGAGCGGCCCTCACGATTGGTCGATATCTCGCGCCTGCCGCTCAGGCAGGTCGAGCAGACAGCTGATGGCGGCCTGCTTGTCGGTGCGTTGGTGCCGAATTCCGATCTCGCCTATCACCCGCTGGTCGTGCGGAATTATCCCCTCCTCGGCAGCGCCATTCTCGCCGGCGCGTCGGCGCAGTTGCGCAACATGGCATCCGTCGGCGGCAATCTGATGCAGCGAACGCGCTGCGCCTATTTCTACGATACTGCCACGCCCTGCAACAAACGTCAGCCCGGTACGGGCTGCTCGGCGGCCGATGGCGTCAACCGCAATCACGCGATCCTTGGCACGAGCGCCTCCTGTATCGCGGTCTATCCATCTGACATGTGCGTGGCACTTGCGGCACTGGATGCGCGCGTGCACATCACCGGCCCTTCCGGCGACCGGACCATGCCGCTCGTCAATTTTCACCGTCTGCCCGGCGACACGCCGCATCTCGACACCAACCTGGCCGCGGGAGAGATCATCACCGCGATTGAGCTGCCGCCGCGCGGATTTGCGGAACGCTACAGCTATCTGAAGATCCGGGACCGGCTGTCCTATGCATTCGCGCTGGTCTCTGTCGCGGCCGCGCTGGAGCTGGATGGTCAGGATATCGCCGAGGCGCGCCTTGCGCTCGGCGGCGTCGCCCACAAGCCGTGGCGCAAGCTGGAAGCCGAAGCCCTGCTGCGCGGACAGGCGGCGATGGAAGCCAATTTCGCGCGCGCCGCGGATGCGCTGTTGCAGGGTGCCAAGGCCTACGCCCACAACGGTTTCAAGATCGCGCTTGCCCGCCGCGCTATCATTCGCACGCTTGCGCAAGCCGCAAATGCCACGCCGCAATCGCAATCCAACAAGAAGATCGCGTGA